The segment CATTCCATAATGTGAATtccataataattatatatttaaaataaataaatacaaatatataaatacataagtatacatatttatatttatatatatatatatatataaataaaactttacaaacataaaaacaaatctagaaataactattatttattatgttgttaacatgttaagaCAAATCGGAACCATATAAATGTAATGAGTATAGAAGAATTTATtacttactgttaaaaattttgattaattataataattatactatttatagtatattaactataaaatgacgttaaataaaaacataattttattaataaataattatatttaaacaattataaacaattataattataaattataaatattaatacaattatttaacaaaaactattaaattgtaaatcaaatgaagttaaataaaaaaaacataatcttacaaacataaataatttctaaaaagaATTAATCATATTTGTTGCTGTCAAAACAAAAATccaaactatataaatatagaacTATAAAACcgaactatttaaatatatagaacaatttattattgactgttaaaagttataattatataataattataaaattatttaacaaaaattattaaattgtaaactgaaggaagaaaaaaatataagtcactttacaaatataaataatttctaaaacgAATCAATCATATTTGTTGTTGTCAAAACAAAAATCCAAACAATGtaagtataaaacaattttttataaaaaaaaaaactatttgaatatTGAACAATTTACTActgactgttaaaaaaaattacgattaattattaattatataataattaaactataaaataaataaaataactatataaatataaaaccaaactattttaatatagaacaatttattattgattgttagaattatgattaattatataataattctaaaaatatttaacaaaaactatttaattGTAAACCGCAGTTAATTATATagaattatacaattatttaacaGAAACTATTAAATTGTCAACCAgagaaagttaaataaaaacatacataattttacaaatataaataatttctaaaaagaattattaatcatatttgttgttgtcaaaacaaaaatccaaactatataaatatgaaaaaaattataaaaccaaactatataaataaactttctaacgtaaaaatcatattttgagagcatttaaattaattcaatttcgtcttttttcaaattttgttgttttcattatCAGCATCAAACATTGTTACAACTGAGCTTATAGGTAAATACAACTAGTAAACATAAGAACTGAGAGAAACTAAAACAATTCTGGTATAGTGAAATGTGGAGCAGATGTGTATTCaccaaacaaaaatatacatgtcacacaatacaaataaacacaaatttgcTTGCTCAAGGATCTGCACACCAAAACCCCTCAGAACTCCAACCATTTAAACAGAACTcaaaggctaaaaaaaaaaaaaaaaaaaaaaaaaaaaaaaaaaaaaaagacacacagACACCTCAATATGGCAAAGCAACAAAATTACTTCTAATCTAAAGACAAGGGCCATTTCTTCTTGCCCTTTCAGCAGCAAGCCTATTGAGATTGGACAGGCAGACAAACAGAGAAGCTCATCTCTGTGGGACAACAGAATGAAAGACTGTGATTTTAGGCACAGGTTGAAACAAGCTGGTTGCCAACAAAATGTCCTGCATAAAAATTAGCATCTTCAGCGGCAGCTGCCTGCAGGGAATCACTGCAGTAGCTACACACAGAAACAAGCAAACATTTCCAGGATTTCAGTACCTGATTTTTATCTTGTTCAGTTTCATACACACCTCACTGTTTAAATTACAAAgataaatttgtaataaaacacTCTTTGATATGCTTAAAAAAGGACTGCAAACTGCAGCAATGCATTTCTTCAAAAATGCACAAGTGTCATATAGATGAACTGCAATATGGACAGCTATCAACACCTACCCCCACTCaactatttcattttaatacattctattctaattaattatgattaactatataataattctaaaaatatttatcaaaaactATTTAATTGTAAACCGcagttaattatataaaattatacaattatttaacaGAAACTACTAAATTGTCAACCAgagaaagttaaataaaaacatacataattttacaaatataaataatttctaaaaagaattaataattaaaatgtgttattgttaaatattgtgaatttgttactgtcaaaacaaaaaaacaaacatataaaacaattataaaaccaaactacataaataaacttGGACAGCTATCAACACACCTCATTTCATACACATCTCCATGTATAAATTACAAAGATAAATTTGCAATAAAACACTTTGATATGCTTAAAAAAGGACTGCAAACTGCAGCAATGCATTTCTTCAAACATGCACAAGTGTCATAGATGAACTGCAATATGGACAGCTATCAACACCTACCCCCACTCCACTCTATTTCATTCTAatccattctattctattctattgtatTCTCAAGATAAATGTGTGTAACATGCAGAAACTCATGGATTGacataattttgttatttgaacCTACCAATGTTTTGTTTACCAGCCCAGATCTCTCTTAAACAGTAGGCAACACTACCCCATCCTATTCAGTTGTAATCTATTCTCATGAACAGGTTTTGAAACTTGCAGAAATGTGAGAAAAGTCATTCTGTATGCGTTCAAAAAATGTCATCTATCATGTCACGTGACATTCTTTTATGTGATCTTTTATGTGACCTCAAATCTGAGCTTTAACCACTAAACCACAACACCACAATCAAAGGACCAACAGGGTTGGTGACTTACAGTGGATAATGTTTCAGGGCCAAAAACTTAAAACCAAAGTTTGAGTGTTTTGCAAATTGTCTATTGATGCGTGACGTCATCGCGACGACGTGTGTTTTTACCTTGAAGCTGAGCGGAAAGAGACTCCTGGTGCTGCTGGTATTTCACGGCCATCTCCTCTGTCCTTTTCAGCTGTTTGTGCATCTCGTAAGAAAACATCCCACCGTAGATCATCCCGAAAACCACCGTTACCAGTAAGAGAGACTGGAAAATCTTCCTCTGCTTCCTGGAGCACACGCCGTTGCCCATGTTCCCTCCTCCTCTCCTGGATTCCACAGAAACTTTCCAGGGAATGATTTTCTCTTCACTCTTCGATATAGAAACAGCTCCGTCCTCTCTGAGATTCCTCATGAAACATTATAATCGTGGACGGTTGCTCGTACGACTTACGTATCTGAATTGTTTACAAAAGTCTCACGCTTTGCCAAGTTTTCCAAAGACATtcaacagatttaaaaagtgaCGAACACGGTCCTAGTCGGTCCTCGTGCTTAGTCGAAGCGCTGTTAAGTTTCTTACATAATGAAAAACAGTCTTTTTACTAACTATCTGAAGTTTGCAACGGCCTAATCGCACCTTTCGTTACGTGTCACCTACCGCTGCAGCAACTCATCCAGCGATGAAGCTGAAGGAAATCCCGCCCCTCAGAAACAACCGTTTGCTAGGATTGGTCGAGGTTCctgtcaatcaaaaaaaaaaagattagctGTGATGGGAGGGGCGTGTCTAAGAATGTCTCGAAAAATTCCAGAATAGGCAAGGAAATTCattatgtaaagaaaaaaaactattttgcttttttaactACTGCTTAAAACTCTAATGAATTAACACTCTGATTTAGCAGAGAGGCATTAAAGtgttacaaaaatgtgtttcaaatgaatgcagctctttttacttttttattcatcaaagaagatGAATAAAAGAGCCCCTAAAATGCATCAgagtttccataaaaaaaatctgaaaatgtctttaccatcacagtacaaaattacactttacattttaaaatatagtaaatttaaaaactgttatttaaaatatgtgacccaggatcacaaaaccagtcgtaagggtcattttttcaaaatttagatttatgcatcatatgaaagctgaataaataagcttttcattgatgtatagtttgttaggaaaggacaatattttgccgagatacaactatttaaaaatcaggaatctgagggtgcaaaaaatcaaaatattgagaaaattatgtaaatgtaaatcaaaatattgagaaaattatgttaatgtaaatgttttcatacatttacagtaggaattttacaaaatatcttaatgaaacacgatctttacttaatttcctaatgttttttgccataaaagaaaaatcaataattttgacccatacaatgcatttttggctattgctacatataaaccccagcgacttaagactggttttgtggtccagggtcacatatgtgtgtgaCAATATTACTgggtttactgtattttaattgaataaataaataataataaaaataaaatgataaatgttaacTTTTGTGAAGagatttatttcataaagagatttatttcaaaaacaaaaattctaaattaatattatatttataatattaatattactgtatattgtgttatatttcatatatatacagtactgtgcaaatgttttaggccactagtattttcaggaagggttctggtcgtcccaaacgtcttccatttaaggattgttgaggccactgtgctcttaggaaccttaagtgcagcagaaatttttttgtaaccttggccagatctgtgccttgccacaattctgtctctgagctcttcaggcagttcctttgacctcatgattctcatttgctctgacatgcactgtgagctgtaaggtcttatatagacaggtgtgtggctttcctaatcaagtccaatcagtataatcaaacacagcgggactcaaatgaaggtgtagaaccatctcaaggatgatcagaagaaattgacagcacctgagttaaatatatgagtgtcacagcaaagggtctgaatacttaggactatgtgatatttcagtttttcttttttaataaatctgcaaatatgtcaacaattctgtgtttttctgtcaatatggggtgctgtgtgtacattaatgagggaaaaaaaatgaacttaaatgattttagcaaatggctgcaatataacaaagagtgaaaaatttaagggggtctgaatactttccgtacccactgtaggTTGCAAGACAACAGACCAAATGGATGATaatgaaaatgcttttacaGCCCTTTACAACAGGTTTTTgatcatgtaatttttttcttttttgatctTTTTGATCTCTTTTGATCTTTTCTAAACCTGTAAAATCATGCTTAGTCACAGAAGACACTGAAAGTGTTATTCACAATGAATAAAACAACGCTTTGACTGTTTAGACAAACGCAGCAGGAGTCAAATTTGCCAGGGATGTTCTGCATTACACAAAACCCTTTTGTTCACTTCAACTGTTtcttattaatcattttgaaaacaataaaaaatctaGCTCTTTGTTAAATTCTCTCACACTCTCTTCCTATTGCATACGAAATGTAATGGAAGGCACCTAAAGCTACTGTTTCTTTGAGTAAACAAGTCTATTTAAAGGTAATTGGCTCTTTTAATTCAAAGGCAGCTTAACAAAATCACCATATTGAGCATTaggataataaatcagcactgACTCATGTGGGAGAGAAGCCAAGATTCCTCTATAATGAACCTCATGTTGCTGAAGGGCCGCATCCCGCCCTTAATTTGAAGGAAAGGCTGATCTTAAAGTGTTtttacaaacctgtatgacttgtTTTTTCTTCCAGTGGTCACAAAAAGAGATGTTAGTATCTGACTTTGTCTAAAAGACTGTCaatctgcttaatatcttttgTACTACATGCAAAAAAGACGTAAGGATGAGTTAACGATGgcctaatttttctttttttcagatggTAGTGATTCTCGATCATCTGAAAATCTTCTGGTATCATGTTTGAGGAATGTGAATTTCCTCTTGATTGGAATGCAGacctcaaaaatcatttttaaactgtattttggtcTTGTTgtacagtaagaaaaaaattctacatgtattaattaattaagaccctggacaaaaccagtcataagggtcagttttttggaagctgagatttatacatcatctgaaagctgaataaataagcttgtttgttaggataggacaatatttggcctgagattttataactattatttaactatttgaaaatttggaatctgaggatgcaaaaaataaataaaataataaatattgagaaaattgcctttaaagttgttcaaatgaagttcttagcaatgcagattactaatcaaaaattaagttttgatatatttatgttagaaaattcacaaaatatcttcatggaacatgatatttacctaatatcctactgatttttggcataaaagaaaaatctattatttttaacccataaaatgttttgttggctattgctacaaacatacctgtGCAATTTATGAcagattttgtggtccagagtcacaattttttaattacgaatttttttttttttttttttttttgttaggcATAGATAAGATTGTATCATGTTCCCATAAGGAAGTCAATACTAATATAGTAACCAgataaaaataatccatataTGTTGCTTTTCAGAGAAGCTGATTCCTGTCATTCATCACATGCTTGTCTTCAGCTCGTCAAACAACTCAGACAATAACTTAGAAACAGAAAGTATCCACCCATTTCTGAGTATATGGCATTGCTCACTGTGCAATTTCATCAGACACAATGGCACACGTCGCGATGCTGCTGCTGATCAGCTTGGCTCTCGCTCTGGGACCAGCCGTAGGTTTCTATGGGGGTTCCATGATGTTCACGCCTGGAAACAGATTTCCAGATGGATCAGTGGAGGTAAATACAATTTTAGAACTTCACTGTAATTTGTTATTTCTGTCTGTTGCTGTCATACAAGTATGTAAAAGCTTCTAATCTAAACTTATCTGAAGTTTCTCAGCTTGTTGTGGTGATAaggaatattattttattattataatattttatatatattacagtatttattaatcttttaaattagctatatatatattatatattattgtatattatatatatattatagctattatatataaaatatatatatataaaatttcatttcatttcatttaatatttatattttatttaatctttactTTAATTACTAAAAGCGttgttaatagttttagttaataataccAACTATTGATGCTATCATTgctattattagttttattttttattatacagttaaaatacaatttttaattatataattacagtgtttgtctgtttgtttttcgTCAAGacttaacaaaaataaacctttcctgatttaaaaaaaaaaaaaaaagaaaaaaacaatcatattaAATGTGACAAGTAGCCCTGGTCTCCTCTATGTGTTTTTGGCAGGTGCACTTTTACTACAGAGAGTCCAGCAGGGGGCCCTGTGGTTCTCAGGTTGACTGGATGTGCAAGAGTGGATCGTGTGGCATCCTCACTAAATCCGAACCTGTGGTGACAGACAGCACATCTGAAAATCTGTGGTGCCAGTCAGAGACTCACATGGCCACCAATGTCACTAGTAATGGTCCATTCACTCTGAGGTAATTCTGATGCTGTTTTTATATAACAGAACGAAACTACACAAATTTCACATAATAAATacaagtataattaaaaattccCGTCAAAACCCCCAAATGCACTATTGACCTTAAAAGTTAATTAAGTTAAAGGATTGTCTGACAGTCTGTAGTTAATGCATAACATGAACTATATTGTCGtgcatttaaacacataaaaatgacacaataCACATGCATATGCATATGCAATGTCTTTCAGTTCCTCTGGTTGCTGCTGGGAGGGTAATGTTAATGGTGTCGGTGGATGGAAACTTCACACTCATGTCAACACTGGCCGACGATCTGACACTCAGTCTCCAAACAGATCCCCTGTTTCAGCAGCAATTCCAAACATAAGgtgtgtgctttttaaaataacgtgtttatacatatattttacatttgcatccACCTtcgtaaataaataatgcattttgctCCATCATCTTTTTGACAAAACAGGATTCCTCAGAACTGCTTCCAGAGCATTCATTTGCTGGCGCATGATCCAGATGACGATGTTGTGAGATGCAGGTTTAATGACGCCAACTGCACAGATTGCCATCACCATCCAAACATTCATCTTCAAGAGGTAACTTGGAGAAAAACTTCAAATTGGAAGGGCAAATGctaaggtttttaaaaaatattaaaatgttggttcattgttttttgtaggACTCATGCACTTTGTACAGAGAAGGTTCTCTGGACTTGGGTGTACATGTGTTTGAGCTCATGCTGGAAGATTATCCTGTTTCAAACATAACTGTGACTGACGATGATGGCGTCAGAAATTCACTCAACAACGGCAGTAACCCATCTGCTCTCAGTCAAGTGCCTCTGCAGTTTGCAGTGGAAAGTGAGTGAGAATCGCATTATCTGCTATGTGTCAAACAAAGACTCTCCCTCATGCAATTAAATAACTTAGTAAGTTTGTGTATAGCTTTTTAGAAgaaatcacaaaaatgaaactctaagtaaaaaatgtagaaatattaaTAGCAACATCTTTCTTTTTCTAAGTGTACAAAGTCTCACAAATTAATTGAAAGGAATATCGTAAGTATTAATGTGGCAAAATACACTGAAAATctagtatgttttttaaaaaaaaaatattacaaagcaagtaaaaaaaaatgtagatttaaAGGCAAACGTTTGAAGTAAACAAAttgaaagtcttttttttttttgtaaaatgtacttcaaTGATTGTTTTATTTCCAACTtcgaaaaataatattacagtataaGAAATATTCAGAGCAAtcaatttaaactgttttataaaaaccCTAATGCAGTCATCACAAATAACTGTAAACTGTAACTGTAAAAGTTCCTCAAGTCCAtgcagaaaatacttttttatactTAAAGAAAATGGAAGTCAAAAGTGCATGGGAAAGAGCGTAAACTAGACATATTGTAGAGCTAAAGTATTACTCCACCGATATTCGAGACATCGATTGCCTTCAGAAAAACAAACTGACATTCATTTGTGTTTAATTGACCTGAACAACCAGTTCTGTCATTTGACATGCAAGAGCCAAAACAATGCAAGAAAAATTGTAGATGAACAGGTTCTGTGGGGAATTGGCAGAACATGCAATTGAAAGTAGAAGTGAACTACTCAGTACAGTTTGTTCAAGGTAAAACTAGtgctattacaaaaaaaacaaacaaacaaaaaaaaaatgcttagtTGTTTCAACCCAACTTTGGGCTCAAATATGAACTAACCCAACTTTTGggttaaaaatttaattgaaaaaaaataacccaacagtTTGGGTAGTTcatatttgacccaaagttGGGTTGAAACAatccagcatttttaaaataaacaatccaaaacagggtttttgcagcatttttttttttttttttttggttctccaaagaacctttcagtgaacagttctcaaaagaaccattttttttttcttagtgtaaagagcattttaataatctaaagtgCCTTTTCcactgtaaagaaccttttgttcATTGAGAAGGTTCCATGGATTCCATCCAAGGTTCTTCATTTACcacagatgccaataaagaacctttatttttaaaaaatgtatggaaCATATTTACTTTAGGTTTGTTGTGTTCATTATAAAAATCTGATACTGCGTTCATGCATTTCTTTGTATTTAAACACAATCTACATCATCTTGCAGTTCTCCCACCATCTCAGGGTTGTGTACCAAGTGTGAACAAACCAAGGTTCTTGACACCAACTCCTTTACATGGAGATGTGCATCATGCCGCTGTGGGAGAGGCGCATGAGATCATCCTCCGAGCACAGATCTCAGACAGCAGGTCTGAATAATGCTTTGTGTTTCACAAACAACACTAGAATCACAATATTTCTCCTATCTTTGTTAAACCAGTGTTTCATTATCTGCAACCTGCAGATTTGCAACCTCCAGATTTGCATTTTGCTTATTGGTGGCAGTCATAATAGATTTTAAAAGTGCCGTGATTTTGATGAACAGATGAGAACTGAATTCTTTTTTTAGCCAGTGGATCAAGAAGGAAATAATCTCTTGACATGCTCAACTGACCATGTTTGCTAGATCAGGTTTTACTTGAGTTAATGTTATCTGATCTTTTTGTTCCTCCTGTCTGTGTAGCATCACTGACTTCCAGGTCAGTGGCCCTTTTAATATGTCGAAGACCCTGAAAAGTGAGAGCAACGGGGTTATGGTGGCAACGCTGACCTGGACTCCACAGGAGACGGATCTGTACCGTCATGTACCTGTGTGTTTCGCAGCAGACACACTTCACAGGTAAAATGGGGTCTGTGTTTACGTTCACTGGTTATTTATGTTGTCTGCATAATTTCTTAAGAGTTCTTATCTGTCTTTATCAGTCAGTCGGAAATGAGGTGCATCATTGTGACTGTGGCAAAAACAAGAGTGCTTTCAGGTAAAAACAATAGCAGAAACATCTTTtatctaaatatctaaatacaCACGCGAATGCAGATTGAATGATTCAGTCGATCTCGCTCATAAAACGCAAATAAAGTCACTTATCGCCATGTTGTTCTGCTACTTTATGCTTTCCAAACCACGATCACACagagctgctaaatcatatagagaatgacttagtaagcaggaaagggagtaatattttgacaaactaaagttaataggtggtaaagatgccTATGAGCAGTATTAGTTAAGATATTAgcataatatttcacctacctgcccggaaataataagaacaaacacaaatgttgtcaagattcttccgtttggccaaccacaaatgccttttgttcctcagaaagtttttttgcactcttctccttgatttgttataacttttggcagtttgctgctccaaatgttttttagcTGTCCggccgattagtacagcccaaaaatgacaattactgaccattttcagcagtaataaaaaaagttttgttaggttctgtggcattgtttacgttcagtgttGCATTAGATGCATTTGCATTCACATAATTGtgcaaaatatgtttaatgccttagtgttttttctatttaaatgcaggttacattaaaaaagaaacagaattgTGACTTAATGAATCATATCTTTCAAGGTGAAGCAAACGTCATCTGTAAAGATAACAGCATCAGCATTGTGGTCAGTAAAGCCTCCATGGATGGCATTGACCAGAGCTGGCTCCAACTGCGAGATCCCACCTGCTCCCTCACCTCTAATGACACCCACATCCTTGGCACGATGTCCCTCAACACCTGTGGCACTACGATGGATGTATGACAGCTGCGTATTATGAGTTAAATATTTGAGTGTTGCATTGAAGCCCTTTACATTctctttatttctttgttttgaacGCCAATCAGGACTCTGGAGATTTCATCGTCTTCAAAAACGAGATCAACTCCTTCGAGAACCCGAATGCTGTCATCACCAGACGCAATCAAGTTAAATTCGGCTTCTCCTGCCAGTATCCCAAAATGGCCAGTGTCTCCAACCGCTACGTCAACCAT is part of the Labeo rohita strain BAU-BD-2019 chromosome 18, IGBB_LRoh.1.0, whole genome shotgun sequence genome and harbors:
- the LOC127180631 gene encoding uncharacterized protein LOC127180631 is translated as MAHVAMLLLISLALALGPAVGFYGGSMMFTPGNRFPDGSVEVHFYYRESSRGPCGSQVDWMCKSGSCGILTKSEPVVTDSTSENLWCQSETHMATNVTSNGPFTLSSSGCCWEGNVNGVGGWKLHTHVNTGRRSDTQSPNRSPVSAAIPNIRIPQNCFQSIHLLAHDPDDDVVRCRFNDANCTDCHHHPNIHLQEDSCTLYREGSLDLGVHVFELMLEDYPVSNITVTDDDGVRNSLNNGSNPSALSQVPLQFAVEILPPSQGCVPSVNKPRFLTPTPLHGDVHHAAVGEAHEIILRAQISDSSITDFQVSGPFNMSKTLKSESNGVMVATLTWTPQETDLYRHVPVCFAADTLHSQSEMRCIIVTVAKTRVLSGEANVICKDNSISIVVSKASMDGIDQSWLQLRDPTCSLTSNDTHILGTMSLNTCGTTMDDSGDFIVFKNEINSFENPNAVITRRNQVKFGFSCQYPKMASVSNRYVNHKSDYIFTESSFGTFGYSFEVFTDSSFNRQVDPSLYPVQVQLMDKIYMGIEAHTALPEVTLFVESCRATPEDNPFSAVFYDIIKDGCIKDDTVMIYKANSTKYDFEIQAFKFTGGFDEVYISCSVILCAKDSTNSRCAQGCLDQATRRRRRDVSYETARHYITQGPLRVARQTHNAASNDSGFLHMSTSTGVFAGLFVVSFVVLVGFFVYNSRKTRSIDRMHLLSTL